In Mycolicibacterium nivoides, the DNA window GTCCGCGATGAACCGGACCGCCGAGCTGACCAGCTTCGTCGTGGTCTCCGTACCCGCTGCGAACAGGAACGTCGACAGGTTCATGACGTCCTCGATGTCGGGGGTCGATCCGTCCTCGTACTTGGCCAACGCCAGACCGGTCAGCACGTCCTCGCGCGGTGCGCGCCTGCGGTCCTCGATGTAGGCGTAGAACTTGTCGTTGAGCCACTGCAGGGGGTTGTGCGTTGTCGGTGCCTCCTTACCGAGCTCACCGACCGTCTCCAGCGCGAACGCCGCCTTGAACTCCTCATGGTCCTCGCCCGGAACTCCCAGGAGATCGGCAATGACCAAGAGCGAGAACGGCTTGGCGTAATCGGCCAGGAACTCGGCCGATCCGCGGTCGACGAATGTGTCGAGTTGCTGATCGGCCAGCCGCCACATGAAGTCCTCGTTCTCCTTGAGCCGCTTGGGAGTGATCAGCTTGTTCATCAGACCGCGCGTCCGGGTGTGCAGCGGGGGATCCTGCGAGGTGATGTGCTCACCCATCGGCACCGCGAGCCGGTGCTCCTCGATCAGCTCCGACACGTCGTCACTCTCCCCCGGTCCGAACGGCAGGCCGGAGAACGGTCCCGCCACCGACACACACGACGAGAACGCCGGATCCTTATAGACGGCCAGCGCCTCGTCGTAGCCGGTGACGGCCAGCACGTTGAACGGAGTGGCATGGGCCACCGGGCATTTCGACCGTAGGTGGTCGAAGTAGGGGTAGGGGTCCGGCACCAGTGATTCGTCGGTGAAGAAATCCACTTCTTCGAAGCCGGAACGGATTTGGGTCATTGTTTCGCCTCCTGTACGGGTCGGCCGGAACCTACTTCCAAGACCTGCCCGGTGCTGAGATCCATGATCGTGCCGAGGTTTTCGGCGATGTCCTCCGCGGTCAACGGGGTCTGGTTGATGCCCTGCGAGGCCACTACGATCGCGGCGGCGCCGGCCTCGTCGGCCACCGACGCGAAGCAGGTCACCGACTCGCCGCCTGCCGCCTTGATCTCCGCAACCACCTCGGTGGCCGGTTCCGCCGAAGAGCCGTCACCGTCGATACCCACGCCGTAGTCGGCGACGACGACGCGCGCGCCCTTCGAGGCCAGCAACAGTGCGTGACTACGGCCGACGCCCCTGCCCCCGCCTGTCACGATCGCCACCCGACCGTCGTAACGGAGTTCGGTCATCGGGCGCCGGCCACATCGAAGAGAACCGGCAGCGAGGTCGGCGACCGGAAGACCTGTCCACGGATGTGCGGGTCGTCTCCGTCCGGGTCCAGCCGCAGGTTGGGCAGTCGGTCCAGCAGAAGGTTGATGGCAGTGCGCATTTCGAGCCGAGCGAGGTGCATGCCCAGACACACGTGCACCCCGTGGCCCCAGCCGAGATTGCCCTTGGACGCACGGAAGATGTCGAACGCGTCCGGATCGGCCCACCGGTCGTCCTGCCGGTTCGCCGAACCGAGCATCGGCATCACCGAACAGCCTTCCGGAATGTGAACGCCGCCGAGCTCGGTGTCACACGTCGTGGTGCGCGTGATGGTCAGCAGCGGCGGGTTCCAGCGCACCGCTTCCTCGATGGCCTGCGGCAGCAACGACCGGTCGGCCCGGACCGCGTCCAGCTGCGTTGTGTCCGAGAGCAACCCGAACAGCAGGTTGCCCAGCGACCGATAGGTGGTCTCCACCCCGGCGGGCAGCAGCAGTCGCAGGAACGAGAAGATCTCCTCGTCGGTGAGCTTCTCGCCGTCGATCTCCGCCTCGGCGAGAAGGCTGATCATGTCTTCCTTCGGCTCGGCGCGCCGGGCCTGCAGGATCGGTGCGAAGTACTCGCACAGCGCGGCCGACGCCGCCAGCCCGCGCTCCGGGTTCATGATCCAGCTCAGCAGCGAGATGGACCAGCGCTGGAATTGCGGATAGTCCTCCTCCGGCAATCCCAACAAACCCGCGATGATGCGGCTCGGATAGTCGAATGTGAACGCCTTCACCAGGTCGACCTTGCCGTCGGCGGCGAACTTGTCGATGAGCTCGTTGGCGACCCGACCGACCAGCTCGTCTTCCCAACGCGCCAGAGCCTTTTGCGAGAACGCCTTCGACACCAGCGATCGCAGGCGGCCGTGCACCGGTTCGTCCATGCCCAGCATCACTCGATCGCCGAGCACCGGGCCGAATGCCGCGATGACACCGGATGACGAGAATGTCAGATTGTCGCGCAGCATCTGCTGTGCGTCCTCGTAGCGGTACACGATGAAGACGGGCTTGCCCTGCTCCCCTGGCATCGCGGACATGTCGATCCGCTGGATCGGTTCCTCGCGCCGAAGCCTGGCAAGCTCCGGGTACGGGTCCCGAACGTCACCCGAGACGGCGTCGTCGAACGAGCCGAAGTCCTCGAGGTCGTCAAAAAGCTGTTCCACAGAAGTTCTCCTCTATATCGCCGGGTAGGCGACGGACTTGATCTCGGTGTACTGCTCGAATCCGGCCATGCCGTTCTGGCGACCGACACCGCTGTTCTTGTAGCCGCCGAACGGTGTGTCCGCCCCGTAGCCCGCCGTGCCGTTGAGGCCGATGAACCCGGCGCGCAGCCGGCGCGCGACGGCCAGCGACCGCTCCAGCGAGCTCGACATCACGTTGCCGGCGAGTCCGTACGGGCTGTCGTTGGCGATCCGGACGGCGTCTTCTTCGTCCTCGTAGGGAATCACTACGAGGACGGGACCGAAGATCTCCTCCTGGGCGATGGTCATCGAGTTGTCCACGTCGGTGAAAAGTGTTGGACTGACCCAGAATCCCCTGTCGAACTGCTTGGGCGGCTCGGTGCTGCCGACGAGCATCGTGGCACCTTCGTCGACGCCTTCTCTGACGTAGCCGAGGATGCGGGACTGCTGCTTGGCCGAGATGACCGGGCCGCAGAGGGTTCCGGGGTCCTGGGGGTCGCCGGGCGCGATGTTCTCGTAGATGGCCTTCAGAATCGCAACGCCCTCGTCGTAGCGGGAACGCGGCAACAGCATTCTGGTAGGAGCCGCGCAGCCCTGCCCGGCGTGCAGCAACGGGCCGATACCGATCAGGCAGGCGGTGTTGAAATCCGCGTCTTCCAGGACGATCGTCGCCGATTTGCCGCCGAGTTCGAGGAAGAGCCGCTTCATCGTCGCGGCACCTTTTTCCATGATCCGCTTGCCCACGGCCGTAGAGCCGGTGAACGAGATCATGTCGACCTTGGGCGACAGGGTCAGTTCTTCGCCGACGAGGTGGTCGGATGCCGTCACGACATTCACCACACCTGCGGGGATATCGGTGTTCTCGGCGATGAGCCGGCCGAGCCGCGTGGCGTTGAAGGGAGTGTCCGGCGCCGGCTTGAGGATCACCGTGTTGCCGGTTGCCAGCGCCTGGCCCAGCTTGTTGATGGCGACCTCGAACGGAAAGTTCCACGGCACGATCGCACCGACAACCCCGACCGGTTCATGCCACACCTTGCGCGTGGTGTTCACGCCGGTGACCGACACCACGGTGTCACCGAGATCGGTTTCCCACGGGAAGGTTTCGATGAGCCGGGCCGGATACTTGAGGCCGTCGGCGAGCGGGGCATCGAGTTGTGGTCCGTGTGTCACAGCTCGCGGAGCACCCACCTCGGAGATGAGTTCCTCGCGCAATTCCTCCAACTCGCCCTCGATCGCTTCATGCAGCTGTTCGAGGCACCGCTTGCGGAAGTGGTGGTCGCTCGACCAGGCGGTCTCGTCGAATGACCGGCGGGCGGCGTCGATGGCCCGGTTCATGTCCGCCTTCGAGGCATCCGAGACCTCTCCGAGGATCTCTTCATTTGCCGGGTTGACGTTGGTGAACGTGCCTACCTCGCCGTCGACGAGCTTGCCGTCGATCAGCATTCTCGATTCGAAAGTCACTTTCGAGCGCTCAGCCATGGCGGGTGCCTTCCCCTCGGAGTGCGCCGAACCGCGGGATGCCCATCATCAGCCGGGTCATCTGGTGCAGTCCCGCCGCCGGGATCAAACGGTTGGCGATCAACAACATTCGTGCATCGGGCCCGACAGCGGTCCTGACGAACGGCTTCGAGTTGTCGAGCGCTTTCGCCAGGCCTTCGGCGAACTTCTCGGGTGATCTGGCCGCGCGTTTCATCATGGCCCGCCCGCGCTTGTCCATCGTGCGGTGATGGGGAGCATAGGGTCCGTCCAGATCACGGTCGTCTGTCGTTCCCGCGTCGGTGATGATCTCTGTGTCATAGGTCCCGGTGACCAGGATCGTGACACCGATCCCGAATGGCGCGACCTCCCCGGCCATCGATTCACCCCACCGCTCCAGCGCACCCTTGACCGCTGAATAGGGTGCGGTTGCGGGCATTCCACGCACGCCCGCGGCACTCGAGATCAGCACGATGCGGCCGCGTCCGGCCCTTCGCATGGTGGGCAGAAGAGCCTTGGTGAGCGCCACCGGGCCGAAGATGTTCGTGGCGAACATGCGCTCCCAGAGGTCGGGCGATGTTTCCTCCACCATTCCCGCCGCCGAGATACCGGCGTTGTGCACCAACGCATACGGCGCGC includes these proteins:
- a CDS encoding SDR family NAD(P)-dependent oxidoreductase, which encodes MTELRYDGRVAIVTGGGRGVGRSHALLLASKGARVVVADYGVGIDGDGSSAEPATEVVAEIKAAGGESVTCFASVADEAGAAAIVVASQGINQTPLTAEDIAENLGTIMDLSTGQVLEVGSGRPVQEAKQ
- a CDS encoding cytochrome P450, translating into MTQIRSGFEEVDFFTDESLVPDPYPYFDHLRSKCPVAHATPFNVLAVTGYDEALAVYKDPAFSSCVSVAGPFSGLPFGPGESDDVSELIEEHRLAVPMGEHITSQDPPLHTRTRGLMNKLITPKRLKENEDFMWRLADQQLDTFVDRGSAEFLADYAKPFSLLVIADLLGVPGEDHEEFKAAFALETVGELGKEAPTTHNPLQWLNDKFYAYIEDRRRAPREDVLTGLALAKYEDGSTPDIEDVMNLSTFLFAAGTETTTKLVSSAVRFIADNPGFETMLRDDRGRIPSFLEETLRMESPVKSHFRMASKTTSIGDIEVPAGTTVMVLPGACNRDERKFADPNTFQPDRGNVREQIAFIRGVHSCPGAPLARAEGRISLNRILDRMSDITISTEHHGPAEDRRYTYEPTFIMRGLSELHIEFKPAA
- a CDS encoding aldehyde dehydrogenase family protein, with the translated sequence MAERSKVTFESRMLIDGKLVDGEVGTFTNVNPANEEILGEVSDASKADMNRAIDAARRSFDETAWSSDHHFRKRCLEQLHEAIEGELEELREELISEVGAPRAVTHGPQLDAPLADGLKYPARLIETFPWETDLGDTVVSVTGVNTTRKVWHEPVGVVGAIVPWNFPFEVAINKLGQALATGNTVILKPAPDTPFNATRLGRLIAENTDIPAGVVNVVTASDHLVGEELTLSPKVDMISFTGSTAVGKRIMEKGAATMKRLFLELGGKSATIVLEDADFNTACLIGIGPLLHAGQGCAAPTRMLLPRSRYDEGVAILKAIYENIAPGDPQDPGTLCGPVISAKQQSRILGYVREGVDEGATMLVGSTEPPKQFDRGFWVSPTLFTDVDNSMTIAQEEIFGPVLVVIPYEDEEDAVRIANDSPYGLAGNVMSSSLERSLAVARRLRAGFIGLNGTAGYGADTPFGGYKNSGVGRQNGMAGFEQYTEIKSVAYPAI
- a CDS encoding cytochrome P450 — translated: MEQLFDDLEDFGSFDDAVSGDVRDPYPELARLRREEPIQRIDMSAMPGEQGKPVFIVYRYEDAQQMLRDNLTFSSSGVIAAFGPVLGDRVMLGMDEPVHGRLRSLVSKAFSQKALARWEDELVGRVANELIDKFAADGKVDLVKAFTFDYPSRIIAGLLGLPEEDYPQFQRWSISLLSWIMNPERGLAASAALCEYFAPILQARRAEPKEDMISLLAEAEIDGEKLTDEEIFSFLRLLLPAGVETTYRSLGNLLFGLLSDTTQLDAVRADRSLLPQAIEEAVRWNPPLLTITRTTTCDTELGGVHIPEGCSVMPMLGSANRQDDRWADPDAFDIFRASKGNLGWGHGVHVCLGMHLARLEMRTAINLLLDRLPNLRLDPDGDDPHIRGQVFRSPTSLPVLFDVAGAR
- a CDS encoding SDR family oxidoreductase; protein product: MAEPRTPDERLREENRTVVITGASRGLGFASATRLYREGWRVVAAMRSPEKALPVLREAVGVGEDDDRLIGVQLDLTDGASIAAAAKSITEAVGAPYALVHNAGISAAGMVEETSPDLWERMFATNIFGPVALTKALLPTMRRAGRGRIVLISSAAGVRGMPATAPYSAVKGALERWGESMAGEVAPFGIGVTILVTGTYDTEIITDAGTTDDRDLDGPYAPHHRTMDKRGRAMMKRAARSPEKFAEGLAKALDNSKPFVRTAVGPDARMLLIANRLIPAAGLHQMTRLMMGIPRFGALRGEGTRHG